A window of Chaetodon auriga isolate fChaAug3 chromosome 2, fChaAug3.hap1, whole genome shotgun sequence contains these coding sequences:
- the LOC143333435 gene encoding inter-alpha-trypsin inhibitor heavy chain H3-like gives MLEEKLFCFPGMPAVRRIMLLWVCVCIWLPAQARGALVVSRRDALTQETKEAMGTRSIKKRSTNSGSMVEVYSVTVDCTVTSRFAHTVMTSKALNKANTSQEIFFEMELPKTAFISNFSMEIDGQVYVGEVKEKEKAKKEYDKAVSSGQTAGLVKASGRKMEKFSVSVNIAPKSSVTFILTYEELLQRKLSQYEILIRVKPKQPVQEFKIVANIYEPQGIAFVDASATFLTNDLLSLVEKTVSDTKAHISFSPTLEQQRKCSSCEGTMIDGDFIIKYDVKREDSLGDVQIVNGYFVHFFAPPDLPRVPKNVVFVIDRSGSMSGRKIKQTREALEAILRDLHKEDHFALILFDSDIATWRDSLTKATEENVSKAIAYIRKLTDRGATNINDAVLRAVSMLVKERESRNLPERSADMIILLTDGMPNHGESNLSNIQRNVQSAIGGKMSMFCLGFGNDVDYSFLDVMSRQNKGLARRIFEGSDATLQLQGFYEEVSSPLLLDVDLRYPDNAVDFLTKNSYSQLFNGSEIVVSGQLTNTDPDNFLVEVFAKGPEQDFLVQGKARVVNLDVIYTEQEYIFGDFSERLWAYLTIQQLLENSDVGTQQEKDSKTAKALEMSLRYSFVTPVTSMVVTKPETEDRPDGSLIVDKLTEAQRQKAERHGGSQAGASGSHRQPTKQRHTAHGHRGGSWIRVPSSRSRSNVDGDPHFMIELPERDDALCFNINDKPGTILNLVRDPKSGFVVNGQIIGKKKVVPDGHTNTYFGRLGIIHQRLGVKLEVSTEDISVVHDGKQVKLLWSDAASIKETNMDLSLTKNCSLTVTLRHSVKFTVIKHTKVWKRRRDHQDYLGFYTLDSHHLSASVHGLLGQFYHGVQFEVTDLHPGEVQESLYATMYVKGQMLNVTRHWQKDFSSHVKNGESIPCWFVNNDGTGLIDGRVSDYIVSGLFKTAF, from the exons atgctagagGAGAAGCTCTTCTGTTTTCCAGGCATGCCAGCGGTGAGGAGAATCATGCTGCTGTGGGTTTGCGTCTGCATCTGGCTTCCAGCTCAGGCCCGGGGAGCTCTGGTGGTTTCCCGCAGAGATGCTCTGACACAG GAGACCAAAGAAGCTATGGGCACCAGGTCAATAAAG AAAAGAAGCACAAACTCTGGGAGT ATGGTGGAGGTGTACAGCGTGACAGTGGATTGCACTGTGACGTCTCGTTTCGCCCACACCGTCATGACCTCCAAGGCTCTGAACAAAGCAAACACCTCCCAGGAAATCTTCTTTGAAATGGAGCTGCCCAAGACCGCCTTCATCAGCAACTTCAGCAT GGAAATTGATGGTCAGGTGTATGTTggggaggtgaaggagaaagagaaagccaAGAAAGAGTATGACAAGGCTGTTTCCTctggacagactgctggacTGGTCAA GGCTTCtggaagaaagatggagaagtTTTCAGTGTCTGTCAACATCGCACCTAAAAGCAGCGTGACTTTCATCCTGACCTACGAGGAGCTGCTTCAGAGGAAACTGAGCCAGTATGAGATTCTGATCCGAGTTAAACCCAAACAGCCGGTGCAGGAGTTTAAG atTGTGGCAAACATCTACGAGCCCCAAGGCATCGCTTTTGTTGATGCCAGTGCAACTTTCCTGACCAATGACCTGCTCTCtctggtggagaaaactgtctCAGACACAAAG gcACACATCTCTTTCTCACCAAcactggagcagcagaggaaatgttcaaGTTGTGAAGGCACCATGATTGACGGAGATTTCATCATCAAGTATGATGTGAAGCGGGAAGACAGCCTGGGGGATGTTCAG ATTGTGAACGGATACTTTGTGCACTTCTTTGCTCCACCTGACCTGCCCAGGGTCCCGAAGAATGTGGTGTTTGTGATTGACAGGAGCGGATCAATGAGTGGAAGAAAGATTAAACAG ACCCGGGAAGCATTGGAAGCCATTCTGAGAGACCTCCACAAGGAGGACCACTTTGCTCTCATCCTGTTTGATAGTGACATCGCCACCTGGAGGGACTCTCTGACCAAAGCTACAGAGGAAAATGTGTCGAAAGCCATTGCCTATATCAGGAAACTAACGGACAGAGGAG CCACCAATATTAATGATGCTGTGCTGAGGGCAGTGAGCATGctggtgaaagagagagaatctCGCAACCTTCCAGAGAGGAGTGCAGATATGATTATTTTACTGACTGATGGGATGCCAAACCATG GAGAGTCTAACCTCTCCAACATCCAGAGGAATGTGCAGTCTGCCATTGGCGGGAAGATGTCTATGTTCTGTCTTGGATTCGGGAATGATGTGGATTACTCCTTCCTGGATGTGAtgagcagacaaaacaaaggacTGGCCCGCAGAATCTTTGAGGGTTCAGATGCAACGCTTCAGCTTCAg GGTTTCTATGAGGAGGTGTCCAGCCCTCTGCTCTTAGACGTGGATCTGCGTTACCCTGACAATGCAGTGGACTTCCTGACAAAAAACAGCTACAGCCAGCTGTTTAACGGCTCAGAGATCGTGGTGTCCGGACAGCTGACCAACACTGACCCTGACAACTTCTTGGTGGAAGTCTTCGCCAAGGGG CCTGAACAGGACTTCTTGGTGCAGGGAAAGGCCCGTGTGGTAAACTTAGATGTGATCTACACAGAACAGGAGTACATCTTTGGGGATTTCTCAGAGCGCCTGTGGGCCTACCTCACCATCCAGCAGCTACTGGAGAACAG TGACGTTGGTACTCAGCAGGAGAAAGACAGTAAGACAGCCAAGGCTCTGGAAATGTCCTTGAGATACAGTTTTGTCACTCCTGTCACCTCCATGGTGGTCACCAAGCCTGAAACTGAGGACAGACCAGACGGCTCTCTCATCGTGGATAAACTGACTGAGG CCCAgcgacagaaagcagagagacatGGTG GTTCCCAGGCCGGTGCTTCTGGATCCCATCGCCAACCAACTA AGCAGCGACACACAGCACACGGCCACAGGGGGG GTTCCTGGATCAGAGTTCCCAGTTCCCGCAGCCGATCAAATG TGGACGGAGATCCTCATTTCATGATCGAGCTGCCAGAGAGAGACGACGCTCTGTGCTTCAACATCAATGACAAACCGGGAACCATTCTCAACCTGGTCAGAGACCCAAAGTCAG GCTTTGTGGTGAATGGCCAGATTATTGGCAAGAAGAAAGTTGTTCCGGATGGTCACACCAACACTTACTTTGGCCGTCTTGGTATCATCCATCAGAGGCTGGGGGTGAAGCTGGAGGTGAGCACTGAGGACATCTCAGTCGTCCATGATGGCAAACAGGTCAAGCTGCTGTGGTCTGATGCAGCTTCTATCAAAGAAACCAA TATGGACCTCAGCCTGACCAAGAACTGCAGCCTGACAGTGACACTGAGGCACTCCGTTAAATTTACAGTCATTAAGCACACAAAGGTTTGGAAGAGACGCCGGGACCATCAAGACTACCTGGGTTTCTACACCCTGGACAGCCACCACCTGTCTGCTTCGGTTCATGGTCTGCTAG GTCAGTTCTACCACGGGGTTCAGTTTGAGGTGACAGACCTGCATCCAGGAGAGGTCCAGGAGAGCTTGTACGCCACCATGTATGTGAAGGGACAAATGCTCAACGTGACCAG ACACTGGCAGAAGGACTTCAGCAGCCACGTGAAGAATGGGGAAAGTATTCCCTGCTGGTTTGTTAACAACGATGGAACAGGCCTGATCGATGGGAGAGTTTCAGACTACATTGTGTCAGGACTTTTTAAGACTGCTTTCTGA